In Edaphobacter dinghuensis, a genomic segment contains:
- a CDS encoding uroporphyrinogen-III synthase — MTHASFDGLRVLSLESRRAKEVAKLIRTYGGEPFVVPAMREAPLESNKQALEFADGLLQGKFDLVVFLTGLGLRALLDIAQTKYNREELVEALRSVKIGARGPKPAAALRELKIPVTVTAPEPNTWREMMHGMEAEFGDKLGEMRVAVQEYGASNPEFLSELTVKCGEVTKVPVYQWTLPEDVGPLRESVLGIANGSVDVVLFMTAVQVIHLFQVAEEMGMREELRAGLISMVVVSIGPTTSEELTHYGITPDFEPSHPKMGFLVNEAAQYSGKILERKRSAGSAIVTPHKSDDKPAEKSKSGVRRVAVSTPTMAGFRDGLTSIDFLHEVSSRLASADSFHVVLGSIVDFVTTVIPCDSCFIYVMEHEKLVLRASKNPHADLVDHLGMSLGQGITGWVAEHREPVAIASGASNDPRFIMFRNLPEDHFEAILCTPILCASKVVGVITLQHQMSYQHTANEIRLLSMLGFLVGAEIERTRLETENLQLAGRLETRKAVDRAKGILQRDLGMSEDEAYRTMQRESRQRRISMREIADAIVLGDDLKKAQAADGARA, encoded by the coding sequence ATGACTCACGCGAGCTTTGATGGATTGCGGGTTCTGTCGCTGGAATCGCGACGCGCAAAAGAGGTCGCGAAGCTGATACGCACCTATGGCGGCGAACCTTTTGTTGTGCCCGCGATGCGTGAAGCGCCGCTGGAATCGAACAAGCAGGCGCTGGAGTTTGCGGATGGGTTGCTGCAGGGGAAGTTCGATCTTGTTGTCTTTCTAACTGGCCTGGGGCTGCGCGCTCTGCTTGACATTGCGCAGACGAAGTACAACCGTGAAGAGTTGGTTGAAGCGCTGCGATCGGTAAAGATCGGCGCGCGCGGACCGAAGCCTGCGGCTGCGTTGCGTGAGTTAAAAATTCCTGTGACGGTGACCGCGCCTGAGCCTAATACATGGCGCGAGATGATGCACGGGATGGAAGCGGAGTTTGGCGACAAGCTGGGCGAGATGCGGGTCGCGGTGCAGGAGTATGGTGCATCGAATCCTGAGTTTCTCTCTGAGCTTACGGTCAAGTGCGGTGAGGTGACCAAGGTTCCGGTGTATCAGTGGACTCTGCCTGAAGATGTAGGGCCGCTGCGAGAGTCGGTTCTTGGCATTGCGAACGGCAGCGTGGACGTTGTGTTGTTTATGACGGCTGTACAGGTGATTCATCTCTTTCAGGTAGCCGAAGAGATGGGCATGCGCGAAGAGCTGCGTGCAGGGCTGATATCGATGGTGGTGGTTTCGATTGGGCCAACGACATCGGAGGAGCTGACGCATTATGGAATCACTCCCGACTTTGAGCCGTCGCACCCGAAGATGGGATTTCTGGTGAACGAGGCGGCGCAGTACTCCGGCAAGATTCTGGAGCGGAAGCGCAGCGCGGGCAGTGCGATTGTGACGCCACATAAGAGCGACGACAAGCCGGCGGAGAAATCGAAGTCCGGCGTGCGTCGCGTTGCCGTTTCGACGCCCACTATGGCGGGGTTTCGCGACGGACTTACCTCGATTGATTTTCTGCACGAGGTCAGCAGCAGGCTGGCATCGGCGGACTCGTTTCATGTGGTGCTGGGCAGCATCGTCGATTTTGTGACGACGGTGATTCCGTGCGACTCATGCTTCATCTATGTGATGGAGCACGAGAAGCTGGTGCTACGCGCATCGAAGAATCCTCATGCCGACCTTGTCGATCATCTGGGTATGTCGTTGGGGCAGGGAATCACGGGCTGGGTGGCGGAGCATCGCGAGCCGGTCGCGATTGCTTCGGGAGCATCGAACGATCCGCGGTTCATCATGTTCCGCAATCTACCGGAAGACCACTTCGAAGCGATCTTGTGTACACCGATTCTTTGCGCGAGCAAGGTTGTCGGCGTCATCACGCTGCAGCACCAGATGAGCTATCAACATACGGCGAATGAGATCAGGCTGCTCTCGATGCTTGGTTTTCTAGTGGGCGCCGAGATTGAGCGCACGCGCCTGGAGACGGAGAATCTGCAACTGGCCGGGCGGCTTGAGACGCGCAAGGCCGTCGATCGCGCGAAGGGCATTTTGCAGCGCG